From the Musa acuminata AAA Group cultivar baxijiao chromosome BXJ1-2, Cavendish_Baxijiao_AAA, whole genome shotgun sequence genome, one window contains:
- the RBCS gene encoding ribulose bisphosphate carboxylase small subunit, chloroplastic (The RefSeq protein has 3 substitutions compared to this genomic sequence), with protein sequence MVSSMMVSSAATFTRASPAQSSMVAPFTGLKSASAFPVTRKPNADLSHLPSNGGRVQCMKVWPIEGMKKFETLSYLPTLKDEELLKQIEYLLRSKWIPCLEFCPKGFVWRENHRSPGYYDGRYWTMWKLPMFGCTDAVQVAKEVEECKKEYPHAFIRIIGFDNNRQVQCISFIAYKPTGY encoded by the exons ATGGTTTCCTCCATGATGGTCTCCTCGGCTGCCACCTTCACCCGGGCTTCCCCGGCTCAATCCAGCATGGTGGCGCCGTTCACCGGCCTCAAGTCCGCCTCCGCCTTCCCTGTCACCAGGAAGCCCAACGCCGACCTCTCCCACCTCCCCAGCAATGGCGGCCGAGTTCAGTGCATGAAG GTGTGGCCGATCGAGGGCGTGAAGAAGTTTGAGACCCTGTCCTACCTTCCGACAATGAAGGACGAGGCGTTGCTGAAGCAGATCGAGTACCTTCTCCGCTCCAAATGGATTCCCTGCTTGGAGTTCTGCCCC AAAGGGTTCGTGTGGCGCGAGAACCACCGGTCGCCGGGGTACTACGACGGGCGGTACTGGACCATGTGGAAGCTGCCCATGTTCGGGTGCACCGACGCTGTGCAGGTGGCGAAGGAGGTGGAGGAGTGCAAGAAGGAGTACCCCCACGCCTTCATCCGCATCATCGGCTTCGACAACAACCGCCAGGTGCAGTGCATCAGTTTCATCGCCTACAAGCCGACCGGCTACTAG
- the LOC135584995 gene encoding uncharacterized protein LOC135584995 — protein sequence MNRCAMQQNPFAAYEEMRSAFAAAERKPPVFCPKPRRLSPPAGVADPIWPLRWHSSRQADFADSNAVADLLDILLAKDGEEQNREASSPPFFCGSPPDRAANPVVHDARFGEDRPPLAPFAPVQPTQSVTPMSPKHAKFGLLPAAVRVEGFDCLDRGCSSIAAVA from the exons ATGAACCGCTGCGCGATGCAACAGAACCCTTTCGCCGCCTACGAAGAGATGAGGAGCGCTTTCGCCGCCGCGGAAAGGAAGCCCCCTGTCTTCTGCCCGAAGCCCCGGCGGCTCAGCCCGCCCGCTGGCGTCGCCGATCCGATCTGGCCCCTCCGTTGGCACTCGAG TCGTCAAGCAGATTTCGCTGATTCGAACGCCGTGGCGGACCTTCTTGATATCTTGCTCGCAAAG GATGGTGAAGAACAGAACCGAGAGGCTTCTTCGCCGCCCTTCTTCTGCGGCTCGCCTCCAGACCGTGCGGCAAACCCGGTCGTCCATGACGCCCGTTTCGGCGAGGACCGTCCGCCGCTGGCGCCGTTCGCCCCTGTGCAACCGACCCAGTCCGTCACGCCGATGTCCCCCAAGCACGCCAAGTTCGGGCTCCTGCCGGCGGCCGTGCGGGTCGAGGGTTTTGATTGCCTCGATCGCGGCTGCAGCAGCATCGCTGCTGTGGCCTGA